The Engystomops pustulosus chromosome 4, aEngPut4.maternal, whole genome shotgun sequence genome contains a region encoding:
- the SLC37A3 gene encoding sugar phosphate exchanger 3 — protein sequence MDFPVSPRRAAAARRGFCAQYTHHHLVVFVLTFFSYALLHASRKAFSNVKVSISNQWTPAGINTSLYIVDPNMTWNGSDLFPDHESATIFLGLLDTIFLFSYAVGLFISGIIGDRLNMRYVLTFGMCSSAVTMFVFGTVTEWLHFYNKIFYCCLWVVNGLLQSTGWPCVVAVMGNWFGKSGRGVVFGLWSACASVGNILGAFLASSVLQYGYEYAFLVTASVQFAGGWVIFFGLVTTPKELGLPDAGEEENESAAQEEEANRPLMSGDYEGDSESSYSIQAPDNDNPTQAIGFIQACCLPGVLLYSLAYACLKLVNYSFFFWLPFYLSINFHWKEAEADQLSIWYDIGGIIGGTIQGLISDLMQKRSPVLAVSLVLAVGALFGYSRSPNSKLINAVLMTITGFFIGGPSNMISSAISADLGRQEMVRGSSEALATVTGIVDGTGSVGAALGQVLVSVIQGGLGWMWVFYFFILMTFLTILFIIPLIVREMRSAWRNRRTSRLAG from the exons ATGGACTTCCCGGTGTCGCCCCGCAGAGCAGCCGCCGCCCGCCGGGGGTTCTGTGCTCAGTACACACATCACCATCTGGTGGTCTTCGTCCTGACGTTTTTTAG CTATGCCCTGCTCCACGCGTCCCGGAAGGCGTTCAGTAACGTGAAGGTCAGCATCAGCAACCAATGGACCCCCGCCGGCATCAACACCTCCCTGTATATTGTGGACCCCAACATG ACCTGGAACGGCAGCGACCTCTTTCCCGATCATGAGTCAGCCACCATCTTCCTGGGGTTACTGGACACCATATTCCTCTTCTCCTACGCCGTG GGTCTCTTCATCAGCGGGATCATCGGTGACCGCCTAAATATGCGCTATGTCCTCACTTTCGGCATGTGCTCCTCCGCAGTAACG ATGTTTGTGTTCGGCACGGTCACCGAGTGGCTGCACTTCTACAACAAGATCTTCTACTGCTGCTTGTGGGTGGTCAATGGTCTCCTGCAGTCCACGGGGTGGCCCTGTGTGGTGGCCGTCATGGGGAACTGGTTTGGGAAATCAGG CCGAGGAGTGGTATTTGGGTTGTGGAGCGCCTGTGCCTCTGTGGGGAATATTTTGGGGGCCTTCctggcatcttctgtcctgcagtaCGGGTATGAG TACGCCTTCCTGGTGACGGCCTCGGTGCAGTTTGCCGGCGGGTGGGTGATCTTCTTTGGTCTGGTGACTACACCGAAAGAGCTGG GACTACCTGACGCCGGGGAGGAGGAGAACGAGAGCGCagctcaggaggaggaggccaacCGGCCGCTCATGAGCGGGGACTACGAGGGCGACAGCGAGTCCAGTTACTCCATACAAGCCCCCGACAATGACAATCCCACCCAAGCCATCGGCTTCATACAGGCCTGCTGCCTGCCCGGAGTATTACTG TATTCTCTGGCCTACGCCTGCCTGAAGTTGGTGAACTACTCCTTCTTCTTCTGGCTCCCTTTCTACCTCAGCATTAATTTCCACTGGAAGGAGGCGGAGGCCGACCAGCTGTCCATCTGGTACGACATCGGAGGGATCATTG GTGGCACTATCCAGGGATTAATCTCTGACCTGATGCAGAAGAGGTCCCCGGTGCTGGCCGTCAGTCTGGTGCTCGCTGTAGGCGCTCTGTTCGGATACAGCC GGTCTCCGAACAGTAAGCTGATCAACGCCGTCCTCATGACGATCACTG GGTTTTTCATCGGAGGTCCCTCCAATATGATCAGTTCGGCAATCTCTGCGGACCTCGGGCGCCAGGAGATGGTGAGAGGCAGCAGCGAGGCTCTGGCCACCGTCACCGGCATCGTGGATGGAACCGGCAGCGTTGGAGCCGCGTTGGGACAG GTGCTGGTGTCTGTCATACAGGGCGGCCTGGGCTGGATGTGGGTCTTCTATTTCTTCATCCTTATG ACCTTCCTGACCATCCTCTTTATCATTCCACTCATCGTCCGGGAGATGAGATCAGCGTGGAGGAACAGACGGACATCTCGGCTGGCCGGGTGA